One stretch of Armigeres subalbatus isolate Guangzhou_Male chromosome 2, GZ_Asu_2, whole genome shotgun sequence DNA includes these proteins:
- the LOC134212442 gene encoding putative inorganic phosphate cotransporter isoform X2 yields MLSGWQLRVSKFFIIPQRVILAIFGFLAILNAYTMRISLSIAITEMVNKTSSAEQEDGVCPIDDNANLEDYTGGEFNWDQELQGIILSSFYWGYVITHLPGGILAEKFGGKWTLSLGILSTAFFTLITPWAVSAGGSTALIVIRVLMGLGEGTTFPALSALLASWIPLKERSKLGSLVFGGGQVGTILGNLISGYLLDSFDGWSSVFYFFGGLGVVWFILFTLLCYSDPESHPFISEKEKDFLKRELGSLTRDKTLPPTPWRFILTSVPMVALVCAQIGHDWGFFIMVTDLPKYMSDVLRFSIKDNGLYSSLPYLVMWIVSLSTGVLSDWLITSGKMTITFGRKLFTTIASAGPAFFIVGASYAGCDRALVVALFTIAMGLMGTFYPGMKVNPLDLSPNYAGSLMAVTNGIGAITGIIAPYVVGVLTPNSSLEEWRIVFWISFAVFHVTNLAYVLWASGEVQPWNTPHLMNKSVEAGDVNKDTYSEKEPSVAAIKASH; encoded by the exons TTTTCATCATCCCGCAGCGGGTGATCCTGGCGATCTTCGGCTTCCTGGCGATCCTCAATGCCTACACGATGCGAATCTCGCTCTCGATCGCCATCACCGAGATGGTGAACAAGACGAGCTCGGCGGAGCAGGAGGACGGCGTCTGTCCGATCGATGACAACGCCAACCTGGAGGACTACACCGGCGGGGAATTTAACTGGGACCAGGAGCTGCAGGGCATCATCCTGTCCTCGTTCTACTGGGGCTACGTGATCACGCATCTGCCCGGTGGTATACTGGCGGAAAAATTCGGTGGCAAGTGGACGCTAAGTTTGGGCATCCTGTCGACGGCGTTCTTCACGTTGATTACGCCGTGGGCGGTCAGTGCCGGTGGTTCGACGGCGCTGATTGTGATCCGAGTGCTGATGGGTTTGGGCGAAGGCACTACGTTTCCGGCGCTGAGTGCCCTGCTGGCGTCGTGGATTCCGCTGAAGGAGCGCAGTAAGTTGGGCTCGTTGGTGTTCGGTGGTGGACAGGTTGGCACAATTTTGGGCAATTTGATCTCCGGATATTTGCTGGACAGCTTTGATGGATGGTCGTCGGTGTTTTACTTCTTCGGAGGATTGGGAGTTGTATGGTTCATACTGTTT ACTCTGCTCTGCTACAGTGACCCGGAATCGCATCCATTCATCAGTGAGAAGGAGAAAGATTTCCTCAAGCGAGAGCTGGGCTCTCTGACGCGTGACAAAACCCTCCCGCCAACTCCGTGGCGCTTCATTTTGACGAGTGTTCCGATGGTGGCGCTGGTTTGTGCTCAGATCGGTCACGATTGGGGATTCTTCATCATGGTGACGGATTTGCCCAAGTATATGAGCGATGTGCTGCGGTTTTCGATCAAGGACAATGGACTGTACTCCTCACTTCCGTATCTGGTGATGTGGATCGTTTCGCTCTCGACTGGTGTGCTGAGCGATTGGTTGATCACGTCAGGAAAAATGACAATCACCTTCGGGCGGAAGCTCTTTACCACTATTG CCTCTGCTGGTCCGGCCTTCTTCATCGTCGGAGCCTCCTATGCCGGGTGCGATCGAGCGTTGGTGGTCGCCCTCTTCACCATTGCCATGGGCCTGATGGGTACCTTCTACCCGGGAATGAAAGTCAACCCGCTGGATCTGAGCCCGAACTACGCCGGAAGCTTGATGGCCGTTACGAACGGTATCGGTGCCATCACGGGCATCATCGCCCCGTACGTGGTCGGAGTCCTGACACCGAAC TCTTCGTTGGAGGAGTGGCGCATCGTGTTCTGGATTTCGTTCGCCGTGTTCCACGTGACCAATTTGGCCTACGTCCTGTGGGCTTCCGGGGAGGTGCAACCCTGGAACACGCCTCATTTGATGAACAAATCGGTGGAGGCTGGCGACGTGAATAAGGATACCTACAGCGAGAAGGAACCATCAGTTGCTGCCATCAAAGCATCTCACTAA
- the LOC134212442 gene encoding putative inorganic phosphate cotransporter isoform X1: MSQSVRFHDEKSPLIAKGSSSSGLVEGPSWVSYRDRPHRNGCCQRLSKFFIIPQRVILAIFGFLAILNAYTMRISLSIAITEMVNKTSSAEQEDGVCPIDDNANLEDYTGGEFNWDQELQGIILSSFYWGYVITHLPGGILAEKFGGKWTLSLGILSTAFFTLITPWAVSAGGSTALIVIRVLMGLGEGTTFPALSALLASWIPLKERSKLGSLVFGGGQVGTILGNLISGYLLDSFDGWSSVFYFFGGLGVVWFILFTLLCYSDPESHPFISEKEKDFLKRELGSLTRDKTLPPTPWRFILTSVPMVALVCAQIGHDWGFFIMVTDLPKYMSDVLRFSIKDNGLYSSLPYLVMWIVSLSTGVLSDWLITSGKMTITFGRKLFTTIASAGPAFFIVGASYAGCDRALVVALFTIAMGLMGTFYPGMKVNPLDLSPNYAGSLMAVTNGIGAITGIIAPYVVGVLTPNSSLEEWRIVFWISFAVFHVTNLAYVLWASGEVQPWNTPHLMNKSVEAGDVNKDTYSEKEPSVAAIKASH, translated from the exons TTTTCATCATCCCGCAGCGGGTGATCCTGGCGATCTTCGGCTTCCTGGCGATCCTCAATGCCTACACGATGCGAATCTCGCTCTCGATCGCCATCACCGAGATGGTGAACAAGACGAGCTCGGCGGAGCAGGAGGACGGCGTCTGTCCGATCGATGACAACGCCAACCTGGAGGACTACACCGGCGGGGAATTTAACTGGGACCAGGAGCTGCAGGGCATCATCCTGTCCTCGTTCTACTGGGGCTACGTGATCACGCATCTGCCCGGTGGTATACTGGCGGAAAAATTCGGTGGCAAGTGGACGCTAAGTTTGGGCATCCTGTCGACGGCGTTCTTCACGTTGATTACGCCGTGGGCGGTCAGTGCCGGTGGTTCGACGGCGCTGATTGTGATCCGAGTGCTGATGGGTTTGGGCGAAGGCACTACGTTTCCGGCGCTGAGTGCCCTGCTGGCGTCGTGGATTCCGCTGAAGGAGCGCAGTAAGTTGGGCTCGTTGGTGTTCGGTGGTGGACAGGTTGGCACAATTTTGGGCAATTTGATCTCCGGATATTTGCTGGACAGCTTTGATGGATGGTCGTCGGTGTTTTACTTCTTCGGAGGATTGGGAGTTGTATGGTTCATACTGTTT ACTCTGCTCTGCTACAGTGACCCGGAATCGCATCCATTCATCAGTGAGAAGGAGAAAGATTTCCTCAAGCGAGAGCTGGGCTCTCTGACGCGTGACAAAACCCTCCCGCCAACTCCGTGGCGCTTCATTTTGACGAGTGTTCCGATGGTGGCGCTGGTTTGTGCTCAGATCGGTCACGATTGGGGATTCTTCATCATGGTGACGGATTTGCCCAAGTATATGAGCGATGTGCTGCGGTTTTCGATCAAGGACAATGGACTGTACTCCTCACTTCCGTATCTGGTGATGTGGATCGTTTCGCTCTCGACTGGTGTGCTGAGCGATTGGTTGATCACGTCAGGAAAAATGACAATCACCTTCGGGCGGAAGCTCTTTACCACTATTG CCTCTGCTGGTCCGGCCTTCTTCATCGTCGGAGCCTCCTATGCCGGGTGCGATCGAGCGTTGGTGGTCGCCCTCTTCACCATTGCCATGGGCCTGATGGGTACCTTCTACCCGGGAATGAAAGTCAACCCGCTGGATCTGAGCCCGAACTACGCCGGAAGCTTGATGGCCGTTACGAACGGTATCGGTGCCATCACGGGCATCATCGCCCCGTACGTGGTCGGAGTCCTGACACCGAAC TCTTCGTTGGAGGAGTGGCGCATCGTGTTCTGGATTTCGTTCGCCGTGTTCCACGTGACCAATTTGGCCTACGTCCTGTGGGCTTCCGGGGAGGTGCAACCCTGGAACACGCCTCATTTGATGAACAAATCGGTGGAGGCTGGCGACGTGAATAAGGATACCTACAGCGAGAAGGAACCATCAGTTGCTGCCATCAAAGCATCTCACTAA